From Streptomyces sp. 6-11-2, one genomic window encodes:
- a CDS encoding ATP-binding cassette domain-containing protein yields the protein MTQTEARTALVELSGVSKHYGGVRALEDVGLEVHAGEITCVLGDNGAGKSTLIKIIAGLHQHDEGVLRVDGEETRLTSPRDALDRGIATVYQDLAVVGLMPVWRNFFLGSEPRKGAGPFKRLDVDLMRRTARAELLRMGIDLRDVDQPIGTLSGGERQCVAIARAVYLGAKVLVLDEPTAALGVKQSGVVLRYVAAARDQGLGVVLITHNPHHAYLVGDRFVLLRRGAMVGHHTRDGITLDELTRQMAGGTDLDDLRHELQGT from the coding sequence GTGACGCAGACCGAAGCACGCACGGCACTCGTGGAGCTGTCCGGCGTCAGCAAGCACTACGGCGGTGTCCGCGCCCTGGAGGACGTCGGCCTGGAGGTCCACGCCGGGGAGATCACCTGCGTCCTGGGCGACAACGGCGCCGGCAAGTCGACCCTGATCAAGATCATCGCGGGACTGCACCAGCACGACGAAGGCGTCCTGCGCGTCGACGGCGAGGAGACCCGGCTCACCTCACCGCGCGACGCCCTGGACCGGGGCATCGCCACGGTGTACCAGGACCTGGCGGTCGTGGGCCTCATGCCGGTCTGGCGGAACTTCTTCCTCGGCTCCGAGCCCCGCAAGGGGGCCGGCCCCTTCAAGCGCCTGGACGTCGACCTCATGCGCAGGACGGCGCGGGCCGAACTGCTGCGGATGGGAATCGACCTGCGCGACGTCGACCAGCCCATCGGCACCCTGTCGGGCGGCGAGCGCCAGTGCGTCGCCATCGCGCGCGCGGTGTACCTCGGCGCGAAGGTGCTCGTCCTGGACGAGCCGACCGCGGCGCTCGGCGTGAAGCAGTCGGGCGTGGTGCTGAGGTATGTGGCGGCGGCCCGCGACCAGGGTCTGGGTGTTGTGCTGATCACCCACAACCCGCATCACGCGTACCTTGTAGGTGACCGATTCGTCCTGCTGAGGCGGGGTGCCATGGTCGGTCATCACACTCGGGACGGGATCACCCTGGACGAGCTGACCCGGCAGATGGCGGGCGGCACCGACCTGGACGATCTACGCCATGAGCTGCAAGGGACCTGA